One window of the Myxococcales bacterium genome contains the following:
- a CDS encoding radical SAM protein, translating to MNREDKILLINCPFGFYGSPDLGLARVASFLKNHGVEVAVRDLNLELYEESGRPELWNRRYHYSNPERFAAEFPRFESFFRRTCAAILATGYRLFGFNVHLFNLLYVNRLAAELDRNLGAKIILGGGAVALADTRERLYRSCNVSLVKGRGESVLRALLADRARGKLRPLYRDDDPGSDPEADFVTAFDAFDLDRYPGRNYPLIFTEGCNRRCVYCSEPFYKAPCRARDAAMVRREIEAALARRPDTFFEFHDLAINLFPDSLLALCRELSDRDWQPRWCANAIPDRFFTTEHCARLARGGCVYLRFGLESGSPETVRRMRKAFQLDDARTALRRCAASGIKTGVNLIVGFPGETEADFAQTLAFLKENKDSIGLVDNLFTCYITGGSDLEHRAVEWGIVRPENDPWYRWYTVDPPNDFALRRARQERLLAFCRAEGIAVGTPDAELNTQLMDWREAEAAEPSPAISPADRRSAIMELARNDEASADPVPDWDAPWPDNMAVVNYTKGFLLPELCPPGEAVSSARRPIPAVLDEIAAALAHGIRHFYFSDEAINQDLPALAGLCEHLIARRWDLRWWARLAAREAQDGRLFALLRRAGCVGVDYLFTPAAGRDDPPGFAPPDVETAARQIRDLSDAGLWVVWRTTADPAGLKSLGAEADLVVMERAASEDAPRLLYEPSDRAIINRVVTQPRRRPQLIVEAANGRLHFYRDGTALLGPAGFFLDWDLAGQRYLSFDAAWKPAPDLTLRTESPASFEFRLTLHFANDELLLELRGAAKMETVLTRLKINLLFNPATLRCLQSGPDDFPLKNFRDAAADWHPVGPLDRNGRPALSENFQWNAPCRWSLVHEPTATRADFSMESPGWKPVAQARCRPGAAVCFYRDDRLTIGPVPQVLGRLKIAARDARTGATLPVRLTDFARRNWNSPRSGLFD from the coding sequence ATGAATCGCGAGGACAAAATCCTGCTGATCAACTGCCCTTTCGGGTTCTACGGATCCCCGGATCTGGGCCTGGCGCGGGTCGCCTCGTTTCTGAAAAACCACGGCGTCGAGGTGGCCGTTCGCGATCTGAACCTCGAGCTGTACGAGGAATCGGGCCGTCCCGAACTTTGGAATCGGCGCTATCACTATTCCAACCCGGAACGCTTCGCCGCCGAATTTCCGCGCTTCGAGAGTTTTTTCCGGCGCACCTGCGCGGCGATCCTCGCCACGGGCTATCGCCTGTTCGGCTTCAACGTCCACCTGTTCAACCTGTTGTACGTCAATCGCCTGGCGGCGGAACTCGACCGCAACCTCGGCGCCAAAATCATCCTGGGCGGCGGCGCGGTCGCGCTCGCCGACACGCGCGAGCGGCTTTACCGGTCGTGCAATGTCTCCCTCGTGAAGGGCCGCGGCGAGAGTGTGTTGCGCGCCCTGCTGGCGGATCGGGCGCGCGGCAAGCTGCGGCCGCTGTATCGCGATGACGATCCGGGAAGCGACCCGGAAGCCGACTTCGTCACCGCATTCGACGCGTTCGATCTCGACCGTTATCCGGGCCGCAACTACCCGCTGATCTTCACCGAAGGATGCAACCGCCGTTGCGTCTATTGCAGCGAACCGTTCTACAAAGCGCCGTGCCGGGCGCGCGACGCGGCAATGGTGCGGCGGGAAATCGAAGCGGCTTTGGCGCGCCGGCCCGACACCTTCTTTGAATTTCACGATCTGGCCATCAATCTTTTCCCGGATTCGCTCCTGGCCCTCTGCCGCGAATTGAGCGACCGGGACTGGCAACCTCGCTGGTGCGCGAACGCCATCCCCGACCGTTTTTTCACGACGGAACACTGCGCGCGGCTCGCCCGCGGCGGGTGTGTCTACCTGCGCTTCGGCCTGGAAAGCGGCTCGCCCGAAACCGTCCGCCGGATGAGAAAAGCATTTCAACTGGACGACGCGCGCACCGCCCTGCGCCGCTGCGCGGCAAGCGGCATCAAGACCGGCGTCAACCTCATCGTCGGCTTTCCCGGCGAAACCGAGGCGGACTTCGCGCAAACTCTCGCTTTTCTCAAAGAGAACAAGGATTCGATCGGCCTCGTCGACAACCTCTTCACCTGCTACATCACCGGCGGCTCGGACTTGGAGCACCGGGCCGTGGAATGGGGTATTGTCCGCCCAGAAAACGATCCTTGGTATCGCTGGTACACGGTCGATCCGCCCAACGACTTTGCCTTGCGACGGGCGCGCCAGGAACGGCTGCTCGCGTTTTGCCGGGCCGAGGGTATCGCCGTCGGCACGCCCGACGCGGAGTTGAACACGCAACTGATGGATTGGCGGGAAGCCGAGGCGGCGGAACCTTCGCCGGCGATTTCACCGGCCGATCGCCGGTCCGCGATCATGGAACTGGCGCGGAACGACGAGGCGTCGGCCGATCCGGTCCCCGATTGGGACGCGCCTTGGCCGGACAATATGGCGGTCGTCAATTATACCAAGGGATTTCTGCTCCCCGAGTTGTGTCCGCCGGGCGAAGCCGTTTCGTCCGCGCGGCGGCCGATTCCCGCGGTTTTGGACGAGATCGCAGCCGCGCTGGCCCACGGCATCAGGCATTTCTATTTTTCGGACGAAGCGATCAATCAGGATCTGCCCGCGCTGGCGGGCTTGTGCGAGCACTTGATCGCCCGGCGTTGGGATTTGCGCTGGTGGGCGCGGCTGGCGGCGCGGGAGGCGCAAGACGGTCGCTTGTTCGCGCTTCTGCGGCGCGCGGGATGCGTCGGCGTGGATTATTTATTCACGCCCGCCGCCGGTCGCGACGATCCGCCGGGGTTTGCACCTCCAGATGTTGAAACGGCCGCGCGGCAGATAAGGGATCTGAGCGATGCCGGGTTGTGGGTCGTCTGGCGAACGACCGCCGATCCCGCCGGACTCAAGAGCCTGGGCGCCGAAGCGGACCTCGTCGTGATGGAACGCGCGGCGTCGGAAGACGCGCCACGCCTGCTGTATGAGCCGAGCGACCGCGCGATCATCAATCGAGTGGTGACGCAACCGCGCCGCCGGCCGCAGTTGATCGTCGAAGCGGCAAACGGCCGTTTGCATTTTTACCGCGATGGAACCGCGCTGCTGGGACCGGCCGGCTTCTTCCTTGACTGGGACCTCGCCGGACAACGCTATTTATCCTTCGATGCCGCATGGAAACCCGCGCCCGATTTAACCCTGCGGACGGAATCTCCCGCCAGTTTCGAATTTCGCCTGACGCTTCATTTTGCAAACGATGAATTGCTCCTCGAACTGCGTGGCGCGGCAAAAATGGAAACGGTTTTAACGCGTCTGAAAATCAACTTGCTTTTCAATCCCGCCACCCTGCGCTGCCTGCAATCCGGGCCCGATGATTTCCCGCTGAAAAATTTCCGGGATGCCGCCGCCGACTGGCATCCGGTCGGGCCGCTGGACAGGAACGGCCGTCCGGCGTTATCCGAAAATTTTCAATGGAACGCGCCATGCCGGTGGTCGTTGGTTCACGAGCCGACCGCGACGCGCGCCGATTTTTCCATGGAGTCGCCGGGCTGGAAACCGGTGGCGCAGGCGCGATGCCGCCCCGGCGCCGCCGTCTGTTTCTACCGTGACGACCGCCTGACGATCGGTCCGGTTCCGCAAGTTTTGGGGAGGTTGAAAATCGCCGCCCGCGATGCCCGAACCGGCGCGACGTTACCGGTTCGTTTGACGGATTTCGCGCGCCGCAACTGGAATTCTCCCCGTAGCGGACTTTTCGATTAG